Proteins co-encoded in one Sulfuricystis thermophila genomic window:
- a CDS encoding type II secretion system protein — protein MNRRGFTLIELLVVLAILGLLLSLAAPKYLHSVDRAKEAVLAENLRITRSAIDRFHADRGRYPSSLEELVARRYLRTLPVDPLLDSATAWRLVVIQDEEGASGVVDLKSRAPGVGRNGRAYAQW, from the coding sequence ATGAACAGGCGCGGTTTCACGCTGATCGAGCTGCTCGTCGTGCTGGCGATCCTTGGTCTGCTGCTGTCGCTGGCGGCGCCGAAATACCTGCACAGCGTCGATCGCGCGAAAGAGGCCGTGCTTGCGGAAAACCTGCGCATCACGCGCAGCGCGATCGACCGCTTCCATGCCGACCGCGGGCGTTATCCGAGCTCGCTCGAAGAGCTGGTCGCGCGCCGCTATCTGCGCACTCTGCCGGTCGATCCCCTGCTGGACAGCGCTACCGCCTGGCGGCTCGTCGTCATCCAGGACGAAGAGGGCGCCAGCGGCGTCGTCGATCTGAAGAGCCGCGCGCCCGGCGTCGGCCGGAATGGGCGTGCCTATGCACAATGGTAG
- a CDS encoding phosphoglycolate phosphatase, with translation MTAAGIRAVLIDLDGTLLDTVLDLHAAACGMLADLGRPPIAVEDIRAYVGRGIPNLVKRVLAGNLEAADDPSPPPADALASFKKHYAHFNGRAAKPFPGVMEGLAAFKAMHLPMGVITNKAKDFTLPLLERTGLAPYFDVTVAGDMLPKPKPDPMPLVWACGRLAVSPADTLMVGDSVHDFHAGRAAGCKVFLVPYGYNEGQDVRGLSADAIVESLIDAARRLSP, from the coding sequence ATGACGGCAGCCGGTATCCGGGCCGTTCTGATCGACCTCGACGGCACGCTGCTCGACACCGTGCTGGACCTGCATGCCGCCGCCTGCGGCATGCTGGCCGATCTCGGCCGGCCGCCAATCGCCGTCGAGGATATTCGCGCCTATGTCGGGCGTGGCATCCCCAACCTCGTCAAGCGCGTGCTCGCCGGCAATCTGGAAGCGGCGGACGATCCGTCCCCGCCGCCGGCGGATGCGCTGGCGAGCTTCAAGAAACACTACGCGCACTTCAACGGCCGCGCCGCCAAACCCTTTCCCGGCGTCATGGAAGGGCTGGCCGCCTTCAAGGCGATGCATCTGCCCATGGGCGTGATCACCAACAAGGCGAAGGATTTCACGCTGCCGTTGCTCGAACGCACGGGTCTTGCCCCGTATTTCGACGTCACCGTCGCCGGTGACATGCTGCCCAAGCCGAAGCCCGATCCGATGCCGCTCGTCTGGGCCTGCGGACGTCTCGCCGTCTCGCCGGCCGATACGCTGATGGTCGGCGATTCGGTGCATGATTTCCATGCCGGCCGCGCCGCCGGCTGCAAGGTGTTTCTCGTCCCTTACGGCTACAACGAAGGACAGGATGTGCGGGGACTTTCGGCCGATGCTATAGTCGAAAGTCTCATCGATGCCGCACGACGCCTGTCCCCATGA
- a CDS encoding GspMb/PilO family protein codes for MNPRLAFGLAWRRHPWPVLLVLTALVGLPALTLGGLKRPTAEIVAASDDGGRRSETHYLAFRAILIPRSELEARQHAVIDLALEHGLVPGRIDFGSERDEAGGFDRATLAMPVHGDYADLQKFLAAALAREPALAVAELGLQRDASGNGVQAQLRLVFHLQPAEEVRS; via the coding sequence GTGAATCCGCGTCTGGCCTTCGGCCTCGCCTGGCGTCGGCACCCCTGGCCGGTGCTGCTGGTCTTGACGGCGCTGGTCGGGTTGCCGGCGCTGACCTTGGGCGGTCTGAAGCGGCCGACGGCCGAGATCGTGGCCGCCAGCGACGACGGCGGGCGCCGCAGCGAAACGCACTACCTCGCCTTTCGCGCCATCCTGATCCCGCGCAGCGAACTCGAAGCCCGCCAGCACGCCGTCATCGATCTGGCGCTTGAGCACGGCCTCGTGCCCGGCCGCATCGACTTCGGCAGCGAACGCGACGAGGCCGGCGGTTTCGATCGGGCGACACTGGCCATGCCAGTGCACGGCGACTATGCCGATTTGCAGAAATTCCTTGCCGCGGCGCTGGCCCGCGAACCGGCGCTGGCGGTGGCGGAGCTCGGCTTGCAGCGGGATGCCTCCGGCAATGGCGTCCAGGCCCAGCTGCGCTTGGTATTCCATCTCCAGCCGGCTGAGGAGGTGCGCTCATGA
- the trpE gene encoding anthranilate synthase component I has product MNEADFDRLAQKGYNRIPVTLETFADLDTPLSIYLKLADGPHSYLLESVQGGERFGRYSFIGLTTPTRIAVTGSTILLLTGNRVAERREHTNPMSYLSEFMARFKVPDIPGLPRFTGGLVGYFGYDTVRYIEPKLADTQKPDPLGVPDILLLLSEEIAIVDNLSGKLTLVVYAEPGFPGAWRQAQARLKELLGRLRAPVKLPEDTRAVPPAPSFEFAEQDFKTAVRRAKQYIVDGDIMQVVLSQRMSRPYAASPLALYRALRTLNPSPYMFFFDFGDFQVVGASPEILVRLETEDGKRKITVRPIAGTRKRGANAIEDARLAAELLADPKERAEHLQLLDLGRNDVGRVAKIGTVKVTDQYTIERYSHVMHIVSNVEGELKDDEGPVSVLKATFPAGTVSGAPKVRAMEIIDELEPTKRSIYAGAVGYLGFNGDMDLAIAIRTAVVKDGRIFVQAGAGIVADSDPEAEWQETLNKARAQLKAADMAECGLDTRFD; this is encoded by the coding sequence ATGAACGAAGCCGATTTCGACCGTCTGGCCCAAAAGGGCTACAACCGCATCCCCGTCACCCTCGAGACCTTCGCCGATCTCGACACCCCGCTGTCGATCTATCTCAAGCTCGCCGATGGCCCGCACTCGTATCTGCTCGAATCGGTGCAGGGCGGCGAGCGCTTCGGCCGCTACTCGTTCATCGGGCTCACCACGCCGACGCGCATCGCCGTGACCGGCTCGACGATTCTGCTGCTCACCGGCAACCGCGTCGCCGAACGCCGCGAGCACACCAACCCGATGTCCTACCTCTCGGAATTCATGGCGCGCTTCAAGGTGCCGGACATTCCCGGCCTGCCGCGCTTCACGGGCGGACTGGTCGGCTATTTCGGCTACGACACGGTGCGCTACATCGAACCGAAGCTCGCCGATACGCAAAAGCCCGATCCGCTTGGCGTACCGGACATCCTGCTCTTGCTCTCCGAGGAAATCGCCATCGTCGACAACCTCTCGGGCAAGCTGACCCTCGTCGTCTATGCCGAGCCGGGCTTTCCCGGCGCCTGGCGCCAGGCCCAGGCGCGCCTCAAAGAATTGCTCGGCCGCCTGCGCGCGCCGGTCAAGCTGCCCGAGGATACCCGTGCCGTACCGCCAGCGCCGAGTTTCGAATTCGCCGAACAGGACTTCAAGACCGCCGTGCGGCGTGCCAAGCAATACATCGTCGATGGCGACATCATGCAGGTGGTGCTCTCGCAGCGCATGAGCCGCCCCTATGCGGCGAGTCCCCTGGCGCTCTACCGCGCCTTGCGCACGCTCAACCCCTCGCCCTACATGTTCTTCTTCGACTTCGGCGATTTCCAGGTCGTCGGTGCCTCGCCGGAAATCCTCGTGCGCCTCGAAACGGAAGACGGCAAACGCAAAATCACGGTGCGGCCGATCGCCGGCACCCGCAAGCGTGGCGCGAATGCCATCGAGGACGCGCGGCTCGCTGCCGAGCTCTTGGCCGATCCAAAGGAGCGCGCCGAACATCTGCAACTATTAGACCTCGGCAGGAACGACGTCGGCCGCGTCGCCAAGATCGGCACGGTCAAAGTCACCGACCAATACACCATCGAACGCTACTCGCACGTGATGCACATCGTCTCCAACGTCGAAGGCGAGTTGAAGGACGACGAAGGGCCCGTCTCGGTGCTCAAAGCCACCTTCCCGGCCGGCACCGTCTCCGGCGCGCCGAAGGTGCGCGCTATGGAGATCATCGACGAGCTGGAACCCACCAAGCGCAGCATCTATGCCGGTGCGGTCGGCTATCTGGGCTTCAATGGCGACATGGATCTGGCCATCGCCATCCGCACCGCGGTCGTCAAGGACGGCCGCATCTTCGTGCAGGCCGGCGCCGGCATCGTCGCCGATTCCGATCCGGAGGCCGAATGGCAGGAAACACTCAACAAGGCAAGAGCGCAACTGAAAGCCGCCGACATGGCCGAATGCGGACTCGATACCCGTTTCGACTGA
- a CDS encoding ATP-binding cassette domain-containing protein, translating to MNGATLPWLVLEGLTLVEHGITLVADIDAKLGAGRTAILGPNGAGKSTLLRLMHGLLRPSAGRVIWSRPLTQGMVFQRPVMLRSRVAEEVIYLESGRLVEQTPAAEFFRQPRTAAAQAFIAAEIG from the coding sequence ATGAACGGCGCGACGCTTCCCTGGCTCGTGCTCGAAGGGCTCACGCTCGTCGAACACGGCATCACGCTGGTTGCCGACATCGATGCGAAACTCGGCGCTGGCAGGACGGCAATCCTCGGCCCCAACGGCGCCGGCAAGAGCACTCTGCTGCGCCTGATGCATGGGCTATTGCGCCCCAGCGCCGGGCGCGTGATCTGGTCGCGGCCGCTGACGCAGGGCATGGTGTTCCAGCGTCCGGTGATGCTGCGCAGCCGCGTCGCTGAAGAGGTGATCTATCTGGAAAGCGGCCGCCTCGTCGAACAGACCCCCGCCGCGGAATTCTTCCGCCAGCCGCGCACAGCGGCAGCGCAAGCGTTCATCGCCGCGGAAATCGGCTGA
- the rpe gene encoding ribulose-phosphate 3-epimerase, translating to MSKPPYRIAPSILSANFARLGEEVDDVLASGADIVHFDVMDNHYVPNLTIGPLVCEALRKHGVTAPIDVHLMVKPVDRIIPDFAKAGATYITFHPEASEHIDRTIGLIRDSGCKPGLVFNPATPLDVLEWTLEKLDIVLLMSVNPGFGGQKFIPYVLEKARRVRKMIDERGLETELEIDGGVGPANIAEVARAGVDTFVAGSAVFGKRNEADPHRYDTIIKEMRAALATVK from the coding sequence ATGTCCAAGCCTCCCTACCGCATTGCTCCCTCGATCCTTTCGGCCAACTTCGCTCGCTTGGGCGAGGAAGTCGATGACGTGCTCGCCTCGGGTGCCGACATCGTGCACTTCGACGTGATGGACAACCACTACGTGCCGAATCTCACCATCGGCCCGCTGGTCTGCGAGGCGCTGCGCAAGCATGGTGTCACCGCACCGATCGACGTCCATTTGATGGTCAAACCCGTCGACCGCATCATCCCCGATTTCGCCAAGGCCGGCGCCACCTACATCACCTTCCATCCGGAAGCCTCCGAGCACATCGACCGCACCATCGGCCTGATCCGCGATTCGGGCTGCAAGCCGGGCCTGGTGTTCAATCCGGCCACCCCGCTGGATGTCCTCGAATGGACGCTCGAGAAACTCGACATAGTGCTGTTGATGTCGGTCAACCCCGGCTTCGGCGGGCAGAAGTTCATCCCCTACGTGCTCGAAAAGGCGCGCCGCGTGCGCAAGATGATCGACGAGCGCGGCCTTGAGACCGAGCTGGAGATCGACGGCGGTGTCGGGCCGGCGAATATCGCCGAGGTCGCACGTGCCGGCGTCGATACCTTCGTCGCCGGTTCCGCCGTGTTCGGCAAACGCAACGAAGCTGACCCACATCGTTACGACACGATCATCAAAGAGATGCGCGCAGCGCTGGCGACCGTGAAATGA
- a CDS encoding type II secretion system protein: MPMHNGSREAGFTYVALLITIALIAVGATRVLETGAQLQLREQEAELIAIGQEFRAALKSYAEATPLGQPDAPQELTELLRDPRHPGTKRHLRRLYRDPLTGSKRWGLVRAPDGRILGIHSLSTSPTLRRSGFPVGLEAFAQAQRHDEWVFALQPVPAGATASVAVARH; the protein is encoded by the coding sequence GTGCCTATGCACAATGGTAGCCGCGAGGCGGGTTTCACCTACGTCGCGCTGTTGATCACCATCGCACTGATCGCGGTGGGCGCGACGCGCGTGCTGGAAACCGGCGCGCAACTGCAATTACGTGAGCAGGAAGCGGAGCTCATCGCCATCGGTCAGGAGTTCCGCGCCGCACTGAAAAGCTATGCCGAGGCCACACCGCTCGGCCAACCCGATGCGCCGCAGGAACTGACCGAGCTGTTGCGCGATCCACGCCATCCCGGCACGAAACGCCATTTGCGGCGCCTCTATCGCGATCCGCTCACCGGCAGCAAGCGCTGGGGCCTGGTGCGCGCGCCGGACGGACGCATCCTCGGCATCCATAGCTTGAGCACCTCGCCAACGCTGCGCAGGAGCGGCTTTCCGGTCGGGCTGGAGGCATTCGCCCAGGCGCAGCGCCACGACGAATGGGTCTTCGCCTTGCAGCCCGTTCCCGCCGGCGCAACGGCCAGTGTGGCAGTGGCACGGCACTGA
- a CDS encoding secretin N-terminal domain-containing protein: protein MNRRAALFAIIALLTGCATTSAPLQEGRRLAEQGRLEEALPHFEAALREEPNRAETRMAVATTRERIAAHWLREAEQAIGAGRRAEADALLARVLALDPANERARKLAEAARLERRRTQWLAEAEAAWARGDAEAALSRLREILVEAPHDAAALKLRETIEATLATAQPEGDPKLGDALARPVSIEFKEASLKQVFEVLARTSGINFVFDKDVRPDAPTTIYLRRATVKEILNAVLLAHQLERRTLDDGTILVYPNTPAKAREHQPLTIKTFYLANTEPKIALATLRTILKAKDVVADEKQNLLVMRDTPETIRLAGKLLAVHDLPEPEVMLEVEILEVKRSRLLDLGIRWPDLLTLTPLASAANGLLTLADIKNASSRTLGAAITPLTVSAGQGDTDINLLANPRIRTRNRETAKIMIGDRVPNITTTATATGFVAESVQYVDVGLKLEVQPTIYLDNEIAIRINLEVSNIVDQVKTKTGTLAYQIGTRNASTVLRLRDGENQVLAGLISDAERATANKVPGLGEIPVLGRLFGGRTDDGQKTELMLSITPRLVRGMTRPTLARSEFDSGPEGNLRAPAADLSAYTEVVPAPAQQAPAGGETTPR from the coding sequence ATGAACCGCCGCGCCGCATTATTCGCCATCATTGCCTTGCTCACCGGCTGTGCGACGACCTCGGCGCCCTTGCAGGAAGGTCGCCGCCTCGCCGAGCAGGGCCGGCTCGAAGAAGCGTTGCCGCATTTCGAGGCCGCGTTGCGTGAGGAGCCAAACCGGGCCGAGACGCGCATGGCCGTGGCGACGACGCGCGAGCGTATCGCGGCGCACTGGCTGCGTGAGGCCGAGCAGGCGATCGGCGCCGGGCGTCGCGCCGAGGCCGATGCGCTGCTCGCGCGGGTGCTGGCGCTCGATCCAGCCAACGAGCGCGCCCGCAAGCTTGCCGAAGCCGCCCGCCTGGAACGGCGCCGTACGCAATGGCTGGCCGAAGCGGAGGCTGCCTGGGCGCGCGGCGATGCCGAAGCCGCGCTGTCCCGTCTGCGCGAGATCCTCGTCGAAGCGCCGCACGATGCCGCCGCACTCAAGCTGCGCGAGACCATCGAGGCGACGCTGGCGACGGCACAGCCGGAGGGCGATCCGAAGCTCGGCGATGCGCTCGCCCGTCCAGTATCGATCGAATTCAAGGAAGCCTCGCTGAAACAGGTTTTCGAGGTGCTGGCGCGCACTTCCGGCATCAACTTCGTATTCGACAAGGATGTGCGGCCCGATGCGCCGACGACGATCTACTTGCGGCGCGCGACGGTGAAGGAGATTCTCAATGCGGTGCTGTTGGCGCATCAGCTCGAACGGCGCACCCTCGATGACGGCACCATCCTCGTCTATCCGAACACACCGGCCAAGGCGCGCGAGCATCAGCCCTTGACGATCAAGACCTTCTACCTCGCCAACACCGAACCGAAGATCGCGCTGGCGACGCTGCGTACCATCCTCAAGGCCAAGGATGTCGTCGCCGACGAAAAGCAGAACCTGCTGGTGATGCGCGATACGCCCGAAACCATCCGTCTCGCCGGCAAGCTGCTCGCGGTGCATGACCTGCCCGAACCGGAAGTGATGCTCGAAGTCGAGATCCTCGAAGTGAAACGTAGCCGCCTGCTCGATCTGGGCATCCGCTGGCCCGACCTGCTGACGCTGACGCCGCTCGCCAGCGCGGCGAACGGCCTGTTGACACTCGCCGACATCAAGAATGCCAGCTCGCGCACGCTCGGCGCGGCGATCACGCCGCTCACCGTCTCGGCCGGCCAGGGCGACACCGACATCAACCTGCTCGCCAACCCGCGCATCCGCACCCGCAATCGCGAGACGGCCAAGATCATGATCGGCGACCGGGTGCCGAATATCACCACCACCGCCACCGCGACCGGCTTCGTCGCCGAATCGGTGCAGTATGTCGATGTCGGCCTGAAGCTCGAAGTGCAGCCCACCATCTATCTCGACAACGAGATTGCCATCCGCATCAACCTGGAAGTCAGCAACATCGTCGACCAGGTGAAGACCAAGACCGGCACGCTCGCCTACCAGATCGGCACGCGCAATGCCTCGACGGTGCTGCGCCTGCGTGATGGCGAGAATCAGGTGCTCGCCGGCCTGATCAGCGATGCCGAGCGCGCCACAGCGAACAAGGTGCCGGGCCTGGGCGAGATTCCCGTCCTCGGCCGCCTGTTCGGCGGCCGCACCGACGACGGTCAGAAGACCGAGCTGATGCTGTCGATCACGCCGCGGCTGGTGCGGGGCATGACGCGTCCCACGCTGGCACGCAGCGAATTCGATTCCGGGCCGGAAGGCAACCTGCGTGCGCCGGCGGCCGACCTCTCCGCCTATACCGAAGTCGTGCCGGCGCCGGCGCAGCAGGCACCGGCGGGCGGTGAAACGACGCCCCGATGA
- a CDS encoding GspE/PulE family protein, with translation MTARLPASIATPPLAKVTQMPVRVSPSESQDALKTLVQEKLDAALRLGASDVHFETTGLGLIVRQRVDGVLETVCELAGREIAAQALARLKALIGLDGTARERHGELRLNGRRVPVRLSLLTGQHGEDASLHIFARPRLVPAGEVLDIERLGFASAERARLHALAAQPYGLVLVAGPSGSGRTTTLYAMLAEHCDGREKIVSVEAAVAYPMPGVLQTTPDGSRAEGMADALRAALQHDPDWLLIDPLRDAASARQALEAAQDGRRVLAAVGGNHVFDALGRLARFGIPAAALGEALNGIVVQRLLRTVCPHCAEPVVPTPAELAALALPPEAAIGGYRRGSGCGACRTTGYLGRRAIAEILVLEEAMRTLIIERAPLATIRAEARRQGMHDLREAALQLARAGLTTLEEVARVTRQA, from the coding sequence ATGACCGCTCGACTACCCGCTTCCATTGCAACCCCGCCGCTGGCCAAGGTGACGCAGATGCCTGTGCGCGTGTCGCCCAGTGAGAGCCAGGATGCGCTGAAGACGCTGGTGCAGGAAAAACTCGATGCCGCGCTGCGCCTCGGCGCGAGCGACGTCCATTTCGAAACGACGGGGCTCGGTCTGATCGTGCGCCAGCGCGTCGACGGCGTGCTCGAAACCGTCTGCGAGCTGGCTGGACGCGAAATCGCGGCACAGGCGCTCGCGCGGCTGAAAGCGCTGATCGGCCTCGACGGCACTGCGCGCGAAAGACACGGCGAATTGCGCTTGAACGGACGCCGTGTGCCTGTGCGGCTCTCGCTCCTCACCGGCCAGCATGGCGAGGATGCGAGCTTGCACATCTTCGCCAGACCGCGACTGGTGCCGGCCGGCGAGGTGCTGGACATCGAACGGCTCGGTTTCGCCAGTGCCGAGCGCGCCCGCCTGCATGCGCTCGCGGCACAGCCTTACGGGCTGGTGCTCGTCGCCGGCCCGTCGGGCAGCGGCCGGACGACCACGCTGTATGCGATGCTCGCCGAACATTGCGACGGCCGCGAAAAGATCGTCAGCGTCGAGGCCGCCGTCGCCTATCCCATGCCGGGCGTCCTGCAAACCACGCCCGACGGCTCCCGTGCCGAAGGCATGGCCGACGCACTGCGCGCCGCGCTGCAACATGATCCCGACTGGCTCTTGATCGATCCGTTGCGCGATGCGGCGAGTGCCCGACAGGCGCTCGAGGCGGCTCAGGACGGCCGGCGTGTGCTGGCGGCGGTGGGCGGCAACCATGTCTTCGATGCGCTCGGTCGCTTAGCGCGCTTCGGCATTCCTGCGGCGGCGTTGGGCGAGGCGTTGAACGGCATCGTCGTCCAGCGGCTGCTGCGCACGGTCTGTCCGCATTGTGCCGAACCGGTCGTGCCGACGCCCGCTGAACTCGCGGCGCTCGCCCTGCCGCCCGAGGCGGCGATCGGCGGCTACCGGCGCGGCAGCGGCTGCGGTGCCTGCCGCACCACAGGTTATCTCGGCCGGCGGGCGATCGCCGAGATTCTCGTGCTCGAAGAAGCCATGCGCACGCTGATCATCGAGCGTGCGCCACTGGCCACGATTAGAGCCGAGGCGCGCCGGCAGGGCATGCACGACCTGCGCGAGGCCGCTTTGCAGCTGGCGCGCGCCGGGCTCACCACGCTGGAGGAAGTGGCACGCGTCACGCGCCAGGCCTGA
- a CDS encoding ABC transporter permease, translating into MNTLSDSFALAAALIAGGDARLFAIVALSLAVSLTATLLACLVGMPFGALLAVGRFPGRRGLIVLTNGLMGLPPVVVGLLVYLLLSRAGPLGSFGLLFTPPAMIIAQTVLIAPIVAALTRQVIEDEWREYREQLRSLGASRLRAGLTLLWNARFSLTTAALAGFGRAIAEVGAVMIVGGNIEGVTRVMTTTIALETSKGDLPHALALGFILVALALALNTVAYGFRQWAERRWG; encoded by the coding sequence ATGAACACGCTCTCGGACAGCTTCGCGCTCGCCGCTGCGCTGATCGCCGGTGGTGATGCCCGCCTCTTCGCGATCGTCGCCCTGAGTCTGGCAGTGAGCCTCACCGCCACGCTGCTCGCCTGCCTCGTCGGCATGCCGTTCGGCGCACTGCTGGCGGTCGGCCGTTTTCCCGGCCGACGCGGCCTGATCGTGCTGACCAACGGCCTGATGGGACTGCCGCCGGTGGTCGTCGGTCTGCTGGTCTATCTGCTGCTCTCGCGCGCCGGGCCGCTGGGCAGCTTCGGGCTGTTGTTCACGCCGCCGGCGATGATCATCGCCCAGACCGTGCTGATCGCGCCGATCGTCGCCGCGCTGACGCGCCAGGTGATCGAGGACGAATGGCGCGAATATCGCGAACAATTGCGCAGCCTCGGCGCCAGCCGCCTGCGCGCCGGCCTGACGCTGTTGTGGAACGCGCGCTTCTCGCTCACCACCGCCGCCTTGGCCGGCTTCGGCCGCGCCATCGCCGAAGTCGGTGCGGTGATGATCGTCGGCGGCAACATCGAAGGGGTGACGCGCGTGATGACCACCACCATCGCCCTCGAAACGAGCAAGGGCGATCTGCCGCACGCGCTGGCACTCGGCTTCATCCTCGTCGCGCTCGCCTTGGCGCTCAACACCGTTGCCTACGGCTTCAGACAGTGGGCGGAGCGACGCTGGGGATGA
- a CDS encoding type II secretion system protein: MKRVRGFTLIELVAVLAILGVLAGIALPLAEVSQQRQKEQELRRALREIRDAIDAYKWAADEGRIVLPAGASGYPPNLEALVAGVEDAKDVRRRKLYFLRRLPRDPLYPDPSVEAVATWGKRSYASEPDAPQEGEDVFDVFSRSTAIGLNGVPYREW, encoded by the coding sequence ATGAAACGCGTCCGAGGCTTCACGCTGATCGAGCTGGTCGCCGTGCTGGCGATCCTCGGCGTGCTCGCCGGCATCGCACTGCCGCTCGCCGAGGTATCGCAGCAGCGCCAGAAGGAACAGGAACTGCGCCGCGCCCTGCGCGAGATCCGCGATGCGATCGATGCCTACAAGTGGGCCGCCGACGAAGGGCGCATCGTGCTGCCCGCGGGCGCGAGCGGCTATCCGCCGAATCTCGAAGCACTGGTCGCCGGCGTCGAGGATGCGAAAGATGTGCGCCGCCGCAAGCTCTATTTCCTGCGCCGCCTGCCCCGCGATCCGTTGTACCCCGATCCAAGCGTCGAAGCGGTGGCGACCTGGGGCAAGCGCAGCTATGCGAGCGAGCCCGATGCGCCGCAGGAGGGCGAGGACGTCTTCGATGTTTTCTCCCGCTCGACCGCGATTGGCCTCAACGGCGTGCCCTATCGCGAGTGGTGA
- a CDS encoding substrate-binding domain-containing protein produces MRTRYPFRLISIWLLLWTSAVWGQAAFITVASTTSTEQSGLFGHLLPAFEKTSGIHVRVVALGTGQALDLARRGDADVVFVHDPAAEERFVAEGHGVKRHPVMYNDFVLIGPKRDPAGAAGQDILVALRRIAAARAPFVSRGDKSGTHAAELRYWALAGIDLAQIKGPWYRDTGAGMGAALNIASALDAYVLADRGTWLNFRNRGKLAILVAGDARMFNQYGVILVDPARHPQVKQREGQAFIDWLISPDGQRTIADYRIGGEQVFFPNAK; encoded by the coding sequence ATGCGGACTCGATACCCGTTTCGACTGATCTCGATCTGGCTGCTTCTGTGGACCAGCGCCGTCTGGGGCCAGGCAGCGTTCATCACCGTCGCTTCGACCACCTCGACCGAACAATCGGGCCTGTTCGGCCATCTGCTGCCGGCCTTCGAGAAGACGAGCGGCATCCACGTGCGTGTCGTCGCCCTCGGCACTGGGCAGGCACTCGATCTGGCGCGGCGCGGCGATGCCGACGTGGTATTCGTGCATGACCCGGCCGCCGAGGAAAGATTCGTTGCCGAAGGTCACGGCGTGAAGCGGCACCCGGTGATGTACAACGATTTCGTCCTCATCGGACCGAAGCGCGATCCGGCCGGCGCTGCCGGCCAGGACATCCTCGTCGCCTTGCGCCGCATCGCCGCGGCACGCGCCCCATTCGTCTCGCGCGGCGACAAGAGCGGCACCCACGCCGCCGAACTGCGTTACTGGGCGCTGGCGGGCATCGATCTCGCGCAAATCAAAGGCCCGTGGTACCGCGACACCGGCGCCGGCATGGGCGCAGCGCTCAACATCGCCAGCGCGCTCGATGCCTACGTGCTCGCCGATCGCGGTACTTGGCTCAACTTCAGAAACCGCGGCAAGCTGGCAATCCTCGTCGCGGGCGATGCGCGCATGTTCAACCAGTACGGCGTCATCCTCGTCGATCCGGCCCGGCATCCGCAGGTCAAGCAACGCGAAGGGCAGGCTTTCATCGACTGGCTGATCTCGCCAGATGGCCAGCGCACGATCGCCGACTACCGGATCGGCGGTGAGCAAGTGTTCTTTCCGAACGCCAAATGA